One Chryseobacterium indoltheticum DNA segment encodes these proteins:
- the ribH gene encoding 6,7-dimethyl-8-ribityllumazine synthase: protein MATVNLSDYKPLHITNAEDFSIGIVFSEWNDFVTYNLRDAALEILEKEGVKAENIKQFSVPGAFELNYASMQLCKERKFDAVIAIGCVIRGETPHFDFVCDAVAQGIKDCNILTDTPTIFCVLTDDTKEQSIARSGGDLGNKGVEAAVTALSMINFKRNLSNKTGNIGFGNSENK, encoded by the coding sequence ATGGCAACAGTTAATCTTTCAGATTACAAGCCACTTCATATTACCAATGCCGAGGATTTTTCTATCGGCATTGTTTTTTCTGAGTGGAATGACTTTGTAACCTACAATCTACGTGATGCAGCTTTAGAAATTCTGGAAAAAGAAGGCGTAAAAGCTGAAAATATAAAACAGTTTTCCGTTCCCGGAGCTTTTGAATTAAATTATGCAAGCATGCAGCTTTGTAAAGAACGAAAGTTTGATGCGGTGATAGCAATCGGGTGTGTCATCAGAGGAGAAACTCCACATTTTGATTTCGTTTGTGACGCCGTTGCCCAGGGAATTAAAGACTGTAATATTTTAACAGACACTCCAACTATTTTCTGCGTGTTGACAGATGACACCAAAGAACAGTCAATCGCAAGAAGTGGTGGTGATTTAGGAAACAAAGGCGTTGAAGCAGCAGTTACGGCTTTAAGCATGATCAATTTTAAAAGAAATCTTTCCAATAAAACAGGAAATATCGGTTTCGGAAATTCTGAAAACAAATAA
- a CDS encoding GxxExxY protein yields MTENEISKIVFESGLKIHRKLGVGLFETIYEECLFYELQKEGLVVERQKFLNIQYEELLLERAFKMDLLIENKVVLEIKSVESLNNFHASQLKNYLRIGNFKLSMLLNFNSQLFKNGIKRIANNLDEI; encoded by the coding sequence ATGACAGAAAATGAAATTTCAAAGATTGTATTTGAAAGTGGATTAAAAATTCATAGAAAACTAGGTGTGGGTTTATTTGAGACCATATATGAAGAATGCTTATTTTATGAATTGCAGAAAGAAGGATTAGTAGTTGAAAGACAAAAATTCTTGAATATTCAATATGAAGAATTGTTATTGGAAAGAGCTTTTAAAATGGATTTGCTGATTGAGAACAAAGTTGTTTTAGAAATTAAATCAGTCGAAAGCTTAAATAATTTTCATGCATCACAGTTAAAAAATTATTTAAGAATAGGAAATTTTAAGTTAAGCATGCTTTTGAATTTTAACTCTCAACTTTTTAAGAACGGAATCAAAAGAATAGCAAACAATCTTGACGAAATATAA
- the sufB gene encoding Fe-S cluster assembly protein SufB: MSKYTEDDLRVDLENKKYEFGWETKIDYEDFPIGLNEDIVRAISAKKEEPEWMTEWRLESFKIWLKMTEPTWANIKYEKPDFQAIKYYAAPKAKPELESLDEVDPELLATFAKLGINIEEQKRLSGVAVDIVIDSVSVKTTFQDTLAEKGIIFCSISEAIKNHPDLVRKYLGKVVPRGDNFYAALNSAVFSDGSFCYIPKGVRCPMELSTYFRINQAGTGQFERTLVIADEGSYVSYLEGCTAPSRDENQLHAAVVELIALDNAEIKYSTVQNWYPGNEEGKGGVFNFVTKRGLCETKAKISWTQVETGSAVTWKYPSCILKGDGSIGEFYSIAVTNNHQYADTGTKMIHIGKNTRSTIISKGISAGKSQNSYRGQVKVMPSAKGARNFSQCDSLLMGNECGAHTFPYIEIKDPTAQLEHEATTSKIGEDQIFYCNQRGIDTERAIALIVNGFSKEVLNKLPMEFAIEAQKLLEISLEGSVG, from the coding sequence ATGAGTAAATATACTGAAGACGACTTAAGAGTTGATCTTGAAAATAAAAAATATGAATTTGGTTGGGAAACCAAGATCGATTACGAAGATTTCCCAATTGGTTTAAATGAGGATATCGTCCGCGCAATTTCTGCAAAAAAAGAAGAGCCGGAATGGATGACAGAATGGCGTTTGGAATCATTCAAAATTTGGTTGAAAATGACCGAACCTACTTGGGCAAATATCAAGTATGAGAAACCAGATTTCCAGGCGATAAAATATTATGCTGCGCCAAAAGCAAAGCCAGAATTGGAAAGCTTGGATGAAGTAGATCCGGAATTATTGGCAACTTTCGCAAAATTAGGAATCAATATCGAAGAGCAGAAAAGACTTTCAGGGGTTGCTGTAGATATCGTAATAGATTCTGTTTCTGTAAAAACAACATTCCAGGATACATTAGCCGAAAAAGGAATTATCTTTTGCTCAATCTCCGAAGCAATTAAAAATCATCCTGATTTGGTTAGAAAATATCTTGGAAAAGTAGTTCCGAGAGGAGATAACTTTTACGCAGCATTGAATTCCGCAGTATTTTCTGACGGAAGTTTCTGCTATATTCCAAAAGGCGTAAGATGCCCGATGGAATTATCAACGTATTTCCGTATCAATCAAGCAGGTACAGGTCAGTTTGAAAGAACGCTTGTTATCGCTGATGAAGGAAGTTATGTATCTTATCTTGAAGGCTGTACAGCTCCATCAAGAGATGAAAACCAGCTTCACGCGGCAGTTGTAGAATTGATAGCTTTAGATAATGCTGAAATTAAATATTCAACGGTTCAAAACTGGTATCCGGGAAATGAAGAAGGAAAAGGTGGTGTTTTCAATTTTGTAACTAAAAGAGGACTTTGCGAAACCAAAGCAAAAATTTCTTGGACGCAAGTGGAAACCGGTTCTGCTGTAACATGGAAATATCCTTCTTGTATCTTAAAGGGTGACGGTTCTATCGGTGAGTTCTACTCTATCGCGGTAACCAACAATCATCAGTATGCCGATACCGGTACAAAGATGATACACATCGGAAAGAATACAAGATCAACGATTATTTCTAAAGGAATTTCTGCAGGAAAATCTCAAAACTCATACAGAGGACAGGTAAAAGTAATGCCTTCTGCAAAAGGAGCGAGAAACTTCTCACAATGTGACTCATTATTGATGGGTAACGAGTGTGGCGCACATACTTTCCCTTATATCGAAATCAAAGATCCTACGGCACAGTTAGAGCACGAAGCAACGACTTCAAAAATCGGTGAAGACCAGATTTTCTACTGTAACCAAAGAGGTATTGATACCGAGAGAGCAATTGCTTTAATTGTAAATGGTTTCAGCAAAGAGGTTTTAAATAAATTACCAATGGAGTTTGCTATTGAAGCTCAAAAATTATTAGAGATTTCTTTGGAAGGTTCTGTAGGTTAA
- a CDS encoding NTF2-like N-terminal transpeptidase, producing MKKFSLLLIFSLLLFTACKKDHVDATTTQTLQSSINDMASGLTTIKQIKFNEALYILKTFGVEAEGDVNELKALGQLINGKKVPEILSMADQVAQQNGIEWASTAPPSLGEMNIFGDETAKESDPNDVRASSLSILTQLSGDTGSGPTAMQIVPRLVDNAGNPISFTGAALETTLEVFSNGVKLSTAKNLMQDNNFRGFHLKFSSLLASKIVDNKIDITVSVKTTAKTFKMSKIGLDVNPSALKVPEVPKTDSTMIDQDPNAVIDPNNPTTPPAAGTEPGTTSSQPKQPTADPKNTVSKFLNNVSSQNLKAAFDSSSNPSWGSYESFSNPTSGFGAIKNVSVKNITTNGTGTNASSVNATYDVTDKNGRTTSLKATFGLKNVNGEWKISSYKINP from the coding sequence ATGAAAAAGTTTTCTTTGCTACTCATCTTCAGCTTGTTGCTTTTCACAGCATGCAAAAAAGATCACGTAGATGCGACTACGACCCAGACTTTACAGTCGAGTATCAACGATATGGCGTCTGGTCTTACCACCATTAAGCAGATTAAATTTAATGAAGCGCTTTATATTCTAAAAACTTTCGGTGTAGAAGCAGAAGGCGATGTTAACGAATTGAAAGCACTTGGTCAGCTGATTAACGGCAAAAAAGTGCCCGAAATATTATCAATGGCCGATCAGGTTGCTCAGCAAAACGGGATTGAATGGGCAAGCACGGCACCACCGTCATTAGGCGAAATGAATATCTTCGGCGACGAAACTGCAAAAGAAAGTGATCCGAATGATGTAAGAGCAAGCTCATTAAGCATTCTTACTCAACTTTCGGGAGATACCGGAAGTGGCCCAACTGCAATGCAAATCGTTCCAAGATTAGTTGATAACGCAGGAAATCCTATTTCATTCACAGGTGCTGCTTTAGAAACAACTTTAGAAGTATTCAGCAACGGAGTAAAGCTTTCAACAGCTAAAAATCTAATGCAGGATAATAATTTCAGAGGTTTTCATCTTAAGTTTTCATCATTATTGGCATCAAAAATAGTTGATAACAAAATTGACATCACCGTTTCGGTAAAAACAACAGCGAAGACTTTTAAAATGTCGAAAATTGGTTTAGATGTAAACCCTTCTGCTTTAAAAGTTCCTGAAGTTCCAAAAACTGATTCCACAATGATTGATCAGGATCCGAATGCAGTAATTGATCCAAATAATCCAACAACACCGCCAGCAGCAGGAACAGAACCGGGAACAACTTCTTCTCAGCCAAAACAGCCGACTGCAGATCCTAAAAATACGGTAAGCAAATTTTTAAATAATGTAAGTTCACAAAATTTAAAAGCTGCTTTCGATTCGTCAAGCAATCCAAGTTGGGGATCTTATGAATCGTTCTCAAACCCTACTTCAGGGTTCGGGGCTATTAAAAACGTAAGCGTAAAAAACATTACAACAAACGGAACAGGCACCAATGCATCAAGCGTTAATGCAACATACGACGTAACCGATAAGAACGGAAGAACAACTTCTTTGAAAGCCACTTTCGGTCTTAAAAATGTAAACGGCGAGTGGAAAATATCAAGCTATAAAATCAATCCTTAA
- a CDS encoding GLPGLI family protein, whose product MKKLGILAIALLAQVSFAQTNRFVYQVTSKPDITNKNDIKTENAYLDISAEKSMFYSENRIKRDSVMQANRQSGGARGFNREQMDGLRTNINYTIEKNKKDQKTFYKERIGRDQYSYEEDRPLNWKILSETRKIGDYKVQKAETDFGGRKWTAWFTTDLPYQDGPYKFNGLPGLVVKAEDSTGDYSFDLMKNYKISDFPEMTTFGNVIKVKRTDYVKQQEKFKADPMSFLGSQRGGGGNSSPRSQGGGGGNGFSPEVRKRIQDGVKDEIKKSSNPIELK is encoded by the coding sequence ATGAAAAAATTAGGCATTCTAGCTATAGCCTTACTGGCACAGGTTTCTTTCGCACAAACCAACAGATTTGTTTATCAGGTGACATCAAAACCAGACATTACTAATAAAAATGATATTAAAACTGAAAATGCTTATTTAGATATTTCAGCAGAGAAATCTATGTTCTATTCTGAGAATAGGATTAAAAGAGATTCTGTAATGCAGGCTAATAGACAAAGTGGTGGAGCTAGAGGCTTTAACAGGGAGCAAATGGATGGTTTGAGAACGAATATTAATTATACGATTGAAAAAAATAAAAAAGACCAGAAAACTTTTTACAAAGAGCGTATTGGCAGAGATCAATATTCTTATGAAGAAGACCGACCTCTGAACTGGAAAATTCTATCTGAAACTAGAAAAATTGGTGATTATAAAGTACAAAAAGCAGAAACTGATTTTGGCGGAAGAAAATGGACCGCATGGTTCACAACCGATCTTCCTTATCAGGACGGACCGTATAAATTCAATGGTCTTCCCGGCTTAGTTGTAAAAGCAGAAGATTCTACGGGAGATTATTCATTTGATTTAATGAAAAACTATAAGATATCTGATTTTCCTGAAATGACTACATTTGGAAATGTTATTAAAGTAAAAAGAACAGATTATGTAAAGCAACAGGAAAAATTCAAAGCCGACCCAATGTCTTTTCTTGGTAGCCAACGTGGTGGCGGTGGAAATTCATCTCCAAGAAGCCAAGGTGGTGGAGGTGGAAATGGGTTTTCTCCTGAAGTTAGAAAAAGAATTCAAGATGGAGTGAAAGATGAGATTAAAAAAAGTAGCAATCCTATCGAATTAAAATAA
- a CDS encoding DUF3078 domain-containing protein translates to MKKKFIPVFLSLGIGLIAQEKNGNTESDTIKAWSIQGKNTVMLNQAAFSNWIGGGANNVGWLAGANYNITYEKDKDLWENIIILGYGQNNTKGIGTRKTQDVINLSTNYGRKFAESWYLSGGVSLQSQFAAGYEDGNNPEAAKISNFMASGYVNAGVGVTYRPNDNFTMTLRPANARFTFVLDKELQYAGNYGLKNDSDSALFQFGFLGTAIYKLKLMENVDLMNTASVFSNYIDHPERLVLSYGAILNMKINKFLSTNITLDVLYDHNQIQKTQLKQTLGIGFAYNIDNGVKRSDKKDNQSWLKK, encoded by the coding sequence ATGAAAAAAAAATTTATACCTGTGTTCCTTTCTTTAGGAATTGGTCTCATTGCTCAGGAAAAAAATGGCAATACAGAATCTGATACCATTAAAGCATGGTCCATTCAAGGTAAAAATACAGTAATGCTCAATCAAGCAGCTTTCTCAAACTGGATTGGCGGTGGGGCAAATAATGTTGGCTGGCTTGCCGGAGCAAACTATAATATTACGTATGAAAAAGACAAAGACCTTTGGGAAAACATCATTATTTTAGGCTACGGACAAAACAATACAAAAGGAATCGGAACACGAAAAACTCAGGACGTAATTAATCTGTCAACTAATTATGGAAGAAAATTTGCCGAAAGCTGGTATCTATCAGGCGGTGTGAGCTTACAATCCCAGTTTGCAGCTGGCTATGAAGATGGCAATAATCCTGAAGCTGCGAAAATTTCAAATTTTATGGCCTCGGGATATGTAAATGCTGGTGTCGGGGTCACCTATCGTCCGAACGATAATTTTACAATGACTTTAAGACCTGCAAACGCAAGATTTACATTTGTTCTCGATAAAGAACTCCAATATGCAGGCAATTACGGATTAAAAAATGACAGCGACTCTGCCCTGTTTCAGTTCGGTTTCTTGGGAACAGCGATCTATAAATTAAAATTGATGGAAAATGTAGACCTGATGAATACAGCTTCTGTATTTTCAAATTATATAGATCATCCGGAAAGGCTCGTTTTGTCTTACGGAGCAATTCTGAATATGAAAATCAACAAATTTCTTTCTACCAATATTACGCTTGATGTTTTGTATGATCATAACCAAATTCAGAAAACGCAGCTGAAGCAGACTTTAGGAATTGGTTTTGCGTATAATATTGATAATGGTGTGAAAAGATCTGATAAAAAAGACAATCAGTCTTGGCTGAAGAAATAG
- the ypfJ gene encoding KPN_02809 family neutral zinc metallopeptidase, whose translation MKWTDDRSTNVDDRRGSSGGGGAIVGGGLGTIIIAAIVFFLGGDPSAILSSGASNTGAQTEQRELTETDKKIGEMIEMITAENEETWTKIFAENGAKYQPARVVLFRSNTDSGCGLAQSAMGPFYCPTDQSVYMDMSFFNELQQKFGAKVTEFTVAYVMAHEMGHHVQNLLGTLNETDNARRSGRYSEAQLNQISVATELQADFYAGVWSRVTGDREKSFIEPGDLESAINAAEAVGDDNIQKKSQGYVNQESFTHGSSAQRKEWFMKGYNSGDIKQGDTFNQLLR comes from the coding sequence ATGAAATGGACTGATGACCGAAGTACAAACGTAGACGACAGGCGCGGATCAAGTGGCGGCGGTGGTGCTATTGTTGGTGGCGGATTGGGTACAATAATCATCGCTGCTATTGTATTTTTCCTGGGTGGTGATCCTTCTGCAATTCTCTCTTCAGGAGCTTCAAATACCGGAGCCCAAACTGAGCAAAGAGAGCTTACAGAAACTGACAAGAAAATTGGTGAGATGATCGAAATGATTACCGCCGAAAATGAAGAAACCTGGACTAAAATTTTCGCTGAAAATGGCGCTAAATATCAACCGGCAAGAGTGGTTTTATTCAGAAGCAACACAGATTCCGGATGTGGATTGGCGCAATCTGCAATGGGACCGTTTTATTGCCCGACAGATCAGTCTGTTTATATGGATATGAGTTTTTTTAATGAGTTGCAGCAAAAATTTGGTGCCAAAGTAACAGAATTTACTGTTGCTTACGTAATGGCCCACGAAATGGGTCATCACGTGCAAAATCTTCTTGGTACTCTAAACGAAACCGATAATGCAAGACGAAGCGGAAGATATTCTGAGGCTCAGCTTAATCAGATTTCTGTAGCAACTGAACTTCAGGCTGATTTTTACGCCGGAGTTTGGTCTAGAGTAACCGGTGACAGAGAAAAATCATTTATTGAGCCCGGAGATTTAGAATCAGCAATAAATGCTGCTGAAGCAGTTGGTGATGACAACATTCAAAAAAAATCACAAGGATATGTGAATCAGGAAAGCTTTACCCATGGCTCTTCTGCACAGCGTAAAGAATGGTTTATGAAAGGATATAATTCCGGAGACATCAAACAAGGTGACACTTTTAATCAACTTTTAAGATAA
- the sufC gene encoding Fe-S cluster assembly ATPase SufC: MLNIKNLHARIEDGAQILKGINLEIKPGEVHAIMGPNGAGKSTLSSIIAGKEDYEVTEGEILFQGEDIIEDAPEERAHKGIFLSFQYPVEIPGVSVTNFIKAALNENRKANGLEDMPAKEMLAMIREKSEKLGIKKDFLSRSLNEGFSGGEKKRNEIFQMMMLNPKLAILDETDSGLDIDALRIVADGVNTFKNEGNAVLLITHYQRLLNYIQPDYVHVLANGKIIKTGDKSLALELEAKGYDWLLN; the protein is encoded by the coding sequence ATGTTAAACATTAAAAACTTACACGCCAGAATTGAAGATGGCGCACAGATATTAAAAGGTATCAATCTTGAAATAAAACCAGGTGAAGTTCATGCGATCATGGGACCAAACGGAGCCGGAAAATCTACTCTTTCTTCTATAATTGCAGGAAAAGAAGATTACGAAGTGACAGAGGGTGAAATTCTTTTTCAGGGTGAAGATATTATTGAAGACGCTCCTGAAGAAAGAGCTCACAAAGGTATTTTCCTTTCATTTCAATATCCGGTAGAAATTCCGGGAGTTTCTGTGACCAACTTTATCAAAGCTGCTTTGAATGAAAACAGAAAAGCAAACGGATTGGAAGATATGCCTGCAAAAGAAATGCTGGCAATGATTCGTGAGAAATCTGAAAAATTAGGGATTAAAAAAGATTTCCTTTCAAGATCATTGAATGAAGGTTTTTCGGGAGGTGAAAAGAAAAGAAACGAAATTTTCCAGATGATGATGCTGAATCCTAAATTGGCTATTCTGGATGAAACCGATTCAGGATTAGATATCGATGCATTGAGAATCGTTGCAGACGGTGTAAACACTTTTAAAAATGAAGGAAATGCAGTTCTTTTGATCACGCACTATCAAAGATTGCTTAATTATATTCAGCCAGATTATGTACACGTTTTAGCGAATGGAAAAATCATTAAAACAGGTGACAAATCTTTAGCATTAGAATTAGAAGCAAAAGGCTATGACTGGCTTTTGAATTAA
- a CDS encoding HesB/IscA family protein, producing MIKVSDQAKVKAIQLMTEDGFDPAEDYIRVGVKSGGCSGLEYMLGFDNKQNETDQIFEDNGIKIVVEKKSILYLAGTTLEYSGGLNGKGFIFNNPNASRTCGCGESFSL from the coding sequence ATGATAAAGGTTTCAGATCAGGCAAAGGTAAAAGCAATTCAGCTGATGACAGAGGATGGCTTCGACCCTGCTGAAGATTATATAAGAGTTGGGGTAAAAAGCGGTGGATGTTCAGGGCTAGAGTATATGTTAGGTTTCGACAATAAGCAAAACGAAACAGATCAGATTTTTGAAGATAACGGAATAAAAATCGTTGTTGAAAAAAAATCTATACTTTACTTGGCTGGCACTACTTTAGAGTATTCCGGAGGTTTGAATGGGAAAGGATTTATTTTTAATAATCCTAATGCATCCAGAACGTGTGGTTGTGGAGAGAGTTTTAGCTTATAA
- the sufD gene encoding Fe-S cluster assembly protein SufD has product MSLKEQILTNHTEFLDTLRHRFLDENRIEALAKFAELGFPTKKDEEYKYTNLKEITEKDYNFFPKESHNITKEQLDELHLGEENFDWIVFVNGKLHKELSNISIENAEFLSFNYALNDENHKEVFDKYFNTIAAKDLAFTNLNQAYCKYGFFLKVPKNVIIEKPIHIFYLSQNQEENTFYNTRNLLIVEEGAKVEIIESHHNFDSSFVFTNSVTEIFTYQNAKADWHKIQNDSDTSYLVDHTFAKQERDSLTTVNTFTFGGKIIRNNLDFIHNGENINSFMNGITIIGKDQLVDHHTAVHHNTPNCQSYQNYKGIFKDKSHGVFNGKVFVNKIAQKTNAYQQNNNVLLSEGATIDTKPQLEIFADDVKCSHGCTVGQLNEDALFYLRARGISKKEAQALLLYAFANDAMQNIDIEPLKVKIEQLLAEKLEVTMEF; this is encoded by the coding sequence ATGAGTTTAAAAGAACAAATTTTAACGAATCATACTGAGTTTCTCGATACACTTCGCCATCGTTTTTTGGACGAAAACAGAATTGAAGCTTTAGCAAAATTTGCTGAATTGGGTTTTCCTACAAAGAAGGACGAAGAATATAAATATACCAATCTCAAAGAAATTACGGAAAAAGACTACAACTTTTTCCCGAAAGAAAGTCACAATATCACCAAAGAGCAGCTCGATGAGCTTCATTTGGGTGAAGAAAATTTTGACTGGATTGTTTTTGTAAATGGCAAACTTCACAAAGAGCTTTCAAACATTTCTATCGAAAATGCAGAATTTTTGTCTTTCAACTACGCTTTGAATGATGAGAATCACAAAGAAGTTTTCGATAAATATTTTAACACAATTGCCGCAAAAGATTTAGCTTTTACCAACTTAAATCAGGCATATTGCAAATACGGATTTTTCCTTAAAGTTCCGAAGAATGTGATCATCGAAAAACCGATTCATATTTTTTATCTTTCTCAAAACCAGGAAGAAAACACATTTTACAACACCAGAAACTTACTGATTGTAGAAGAAGGAGCAAAAGTGGAAATTATCGAAAGTCATCATAATTTTGACAGCAGTTTTGTCTTTACCAACTCGGTAACTGAAATATTTACGTATCAGAATGCAAAAGCAGACTGGCACAAAATTCAGAATGACAGCGACACTTCTTATTTGGTAGATCATACGTTCGCAAAACAGGAAAGAGACAGCTTAACAACGGTAAATACATTTACTTTTGGAGGAAAAATCATTAGAAATAATCTTGATTTTATTCATAACGGAGAAAACATCAACTCTTTCATGAATGGAATTACGATTATCGGTAAAGATCAGTTGGTCGATCACCACACGGCGGTTCACCACAATACTCCAAACTGTCAGAGCTATCAGAATTACAAAGGTATTTTTAAAGATAAATCTCACGGGGTTTTCAACGGAAAAGTATTTGTAAATAAAATTGCACAGAAAACCAATGCTTACCAGCAAAACAACAACGTTCTTTTGAGCGAAGGAGCTACAATTGACACAAAACCTCAGTTGGAAATTTTTGCAGATGATGTGAAATGTTCTCACGGTTGTACAGTTGGTCAACTGAATGAAGATGCTTTATTTTATTTAAGAGCAAGAGGTATTTCTAAAAAAGAAGCACAGGCTTTATTGCTTTACGCTTTTGCTAATGACGCAATGCAGAATATCGACATTGAACCATTGAAAGTAAAAATAGAACAGCTTTTAGCAGAAAAACTTGAAGTAACAATGGAATTTTAA
- a CDS encoding YfgM family protein has protein sequence MAKLGKNAPNEQEGKETVEFFKDLDREALNTEKFLEKYQKPLSIAFGVVVLGVLGFFGYQQFVVAPKNAEAIKTYLAAQKNLTEGKEKEALGGKSAANPGFLGTYKEYSSTKVGKLSAYNAGLLKLKEGKFQEAHDLLDKFSSDNKTLMAMKFGAMADAKSGLNKNDEALALLDKAASASDDPYTSYYFTRKAGIVALGMKKNAEAKKYFATIDEKYQDYDNGMSDSYIEMTKYLN, from the coding sequence ATGGCAAAATTGGGAAAAAACGCTCCAAATGAGCAAGAAGGTAAAGAAACAGTGGAATTCTTTAAAGACCTTGACAGAGAGGCTTTAAATACAGAAAAATTCCTGGAAAAATATCAAAAACCATTAAGCATTGCTTTTGGGGTTGTTGTTTTAGGAGTTTTAGGCTTTTTCGGATACCAGCAATTTGTGGTAGCTCCAAAGAATGCTGAAGCTATAAAAACTTATTTAGCAGCACAAAAAAATCTTACAGAAGGTAAAGAGAAAGAAGCTTTAGGTGGAAAATCTGCAGCTAACCCAGGTTTTTTAGGAACTTATAAAGAATATTCTTCTACGAAAGTGGGTAAACTTTCTGCTTACAATGCAGGTTTATTAAAATTAAAAGAAGGAAAATTTCAGGAAGCTCACGATCTTTTAGACAAGTTTTCGTCTGATAACAAAACATTGATGGCAATGAAGTTTGGCGCAATGGCAGATGCAAAATCTGGTCTTAATAAAAATGATGAGGCTTTAGCATTATTAGATAAAGCTGCCTCAGCGTCTGATGATCCTTATACTTCTTATTATTTCACGAGAAAAGCAGGTATTGTTGCTTTAGGAATGAAGAAAAATGCAGAAGCTAAAAAATACTTTGCAACGATCGACGAAAAATATCAGGACTACGACAACGGAATGTCTGATTCTTATATCGAAATGACTAAATATTTAAATTAA
- a CDS encoding adenine phosphoribosyltransferase: protein MASQELIRKLDETIENIPDFPIPGIQFKDISPIFLDPKLYEEVIDDLVKFSKGKVDAVCGIESRGYLFGIAIAVALEVPFILIRKKGKLPPPIISEKYDLEYGSAEIETREGQIKKGQRILIHDDLLATGGTTEAAAKLVEKQGAEVVQFSFLIGLKDLKGDEKLKKFNAEIYHTLEY, encoded by the coding sequence ATGGCATCGCAGGAACTCATCAGAAAACTCGACGAAACCATAGAAAATATTCCTGATTTTCCTATTCCGGGAATTCAGTTTAAAGATATTTCACCGATTTTTCTTGATCCTAAACTGTATGAAGAAGTAATCGATGATCTGGTAAAATTCAGCAAAGGAAAAGTAGATGCTGTTTGCGGAATTGAAAGCCGGGGTTATCTTTTCGGGATTGCAATTGCAGTAGCTCTGGAAGTTCCATTTATTTTAATCAGAAAAAAAGGAAAACTTCCGCCACCGATTATTTCAGAAAAATATGATCTCGAATACGGAAGCGCAGAAATAGAAACCAGAGAAGGGCAAATAAAAAAAGGACAGCGTATTTTAATTCATGATGATCTTTTAGCAACCGGAGGAACAACGGAAGCCGCAGCAAAGCTCGTAGAAAAGCAGGGTGCAGAAGTCGTTCAGTTCAGTTTTTTAATCGGTTTAAAAGATTTAAAAGGAGACGAAAAACTGAAGAAATTCAACGCTGAAATCTATCATACTTTAGAATATTAA